In Desulfotignum phosphitoxidans DSM 13687, a single window of DNA contains:
- a CDS encoding bifunctional phosphoribosylaminoimidazolecarboxamide formyltransferase/IMP cyclohydrolase PurH has protein sequence MSDDLKKMYKTIMDDHFPSRMEIAFVEENTRQTLFYEKVSWVIDGVEKGLRYGENPGQEAALYRLVNGNLILGDAKTIQPGQHLVSDIELLQSGKHPGKTNLTDADNCLNILRYFTDTPCAVIVKHNNPCGAARAHSLEAAYTRAYMADRVAAFGGCIGLNRAVDKATAQAIASQYAEVVVAPEFEDGVLEILGDRKNLRVIRIQAMDRLQRFVGERVVDFKSLMDGGVVAQWSFVPKALTREDLIPAVTDYQGQTFSVNRPPTDREYEDMLFGWLVESGITSNSVIYVKDNVTVGIGTGEQDRVGVAQIAVDKAYRKLADRYCFEQYHQSCADLKDEDKKQEINAKVAEEKGGLIGAAMISDAFFPFRDGIDVGLSQGIKAVIQPGGSLNDYQSIQACNEYDAAMVFTGQRSFKH, from the coding sequence ATGTCTGATGATCTTAAAAAAATGTATAAAACCATTATGGATGACCATTTTCCCTCCCGCATGGAAATCGCTTTTGTGGAGGAAAATACCCGGCAGACCCTGTTTTATGAAAAAGTGTCCTGGGTGATTGACGGGGTGGAAAAAGGCCTTCGCTATGGAGAGAACCCGGGCCAGGAAGCCGCATTGTACCGCCTTGTCAACGGCAACCTGATTTTGGGCGACGCAAAGACCATTCAGCCGGGACAGCACCTGGTGTCGGATATTGAACTGCTCCAGTCCGGCAAGCATCCGGGCAAAACCAATCTGACGGATGCGGACAACTGCCTGAATATTCTGCGATATTTCACCGACACCCCCTGTGCCGTGATCGTCAAGCACAACAATCCCTGCGGGGCGGCCCGGGCCCACAGTCTTGAGGCGGCGTATACCCGGGCCTATATGGCGGACCGGGTGGCGGCCTTCGGCGGATGTATCGGGTTGAACCGGGCTGTGGACAAAGCCACGGCCCAGGCCATCGCGTCCCAGTATGCCGAAGTGGTGGTGGCACCGGAATTTGAAGACGGGGTCCTGGAAATTTTAGGGGATAGAAAAAATCTGCGGGTCATCCGCATCCAGGCCATGGACCGGCTCCAGCGTTTTGTGGGAGAGCGGGTGGTGGATTTTAAAAGCCTGATGGACGGCGGGGTTGTGGCCCAGTGGTCGTTTGTGCCAAAGGCCCTGACCAGAGAAGATCTTATACCGGCGGTAACGGATTATCAGGGGCAGACCTTTTCAGTGAACCGGCCGCCCACGGACCGGGAATATGAGGACATGTTGTTCGGGTGGCTGGTGGAATCAGGCATCACCTCCAACTCCGTGATCTATGTCAAAGACAATGTGACCGTGGGCATCGGCACGGGGGAGCAGGATCGGGTGGGCGTGGCCCAGATCGCAGTGGACAAGGCATACCGCAAACTGGCGGACCGGTATTGTTTTGAACAATACCATCAATCCTGTGCCGATCTGAAAGATGAAGACAAAAAACAGGAAATTAATGCCAAAGTGGCTGAAGAAAAGGGCGGATTGATCGGTGCAGCCATGATTTCAGATGCGTTTTTCCCGTTCCGGGACGGCATTGATGTGGGGCTGTCCCAGGGGATCAAAGCGGTGATTCAGCCCGGAGGCTCCCT